One segment of Thermodesulfobacteriota bacterium DNA contains the following:
- a CDS encoding aldehyde dehydrogenase family protein: MPPQKDIKEKWELWVGGKNIPAKNGKVTHVTNPYTGEVIAEVSIASKEDVEAAIESALTTFKSTTKHMPSHKVSEILYKTSGLIAELSEDFARTISLEAGKPIRESRGEVSRAVQVFRLAAEEANRISGEVVPTDAVAGAESRFGLVVREPLGVIGAIAPFNFPLNLVVHKVAPAIAAKNTIVLKPAEKTPLSSLKLARVLHEAGLPPGALNVVMGSGPEVGSVLVQDERVRMITFTGSVPVGKEIKEKSGLKKVTLELGANSPNIVCADADIDSAARALVPASFAYAGQVCISAQRILVHKDVEELFRRTFINLVKSLKIGDPLEETTDMGPMISESEVRRTKEWVDEAKRQGAKVLIGGTGEGNVFYPTVLSDVKPSMRVVCQEVFAPVVSIIPFRTNEEAVELANDSTYGLQAGVFTQNLNTALYFAQALEVGGVWINESTIYRQQNAPYGGVKMSGLGREGVKYTIEEMTELKFIGIKGPFS; the protein is encoded by the coding sequence ATGCCACCGCAGAAAGATATCAAAGAAAAGTGGGAATTGTGGGTAGGAGGTAAGAATATACCGGCAAAAAATGGCAAAGTAACCCATGTGACAAACCCTTATACAGGAGAGGTTATAGCAGAAGTAAGCATAGCTTCTAAAGAAGATGTTGAAGCTGCCATCGAAAGTGCACTCACAACTTTCAAATCTACTACGAAACACATGCCGTCCCACAAGGTAAGTGAGATTCTCTATAAGACATCTGGTCTAATAGCAGAGTTAAGTGAGGATTTTGCTCGCACTATATCGCTTGAAGCCGGAAAGCCGATTCGTGAATCCCGTGGAGAGGTCTCAAGGGCAGTTCAGGTGTTTCGGCTTGCGGCCGAAGAAGCAAATCGTATCAGTGGAGAAGTTGTTCCAACGGATGCTGTTGCAGGTGCTGAATCGCGTTTTGGCCTTGTAGTAAGAGAGCCCCTTGGAGTAATTGGGGCGATTGCCCCTTTTAACTTTCCATTAAATCTCGTCGTACACAAAGTGGCCCCAGCGATAGCCGCAAAAAATACGATAGTTCTAAAGCCCGCTGAAAAAACTCCTCTCTCTTCCCTTAAGCTTGCCAGAGTACTTCATGAAGCAGGGCTCCCACCGGGAGCCTTAAATGTTGTTATGGGAAGTGGTCCAGAGGTAGGAAGCGTACTCGTCCAAGATGAAAGAGTTAGAATGATAACCTTTACTGGTAGTGTCCCTGTAGGAAAGGAAATAAAAGAAAAAAGCGGTCTAAAGAAAGTAACCTTAGAACTCGGTGCAAACTCCCCGAATATTGTCTGTGCCGATGCCGATATCGACTCTGCCGCAAGAGCTCTGGTACCCGCCTCCTTTGCCTACGCAGGTCAGGTATGCATTTCCGCCCAGAGGATTCTTGTTCATAAAGATGTAGAAGAATTATTTCGCAGAACCTTTATTAACCTGGTAAAGAGCCTAAAAATAGGTGATCCCCTGGAGGAGACCACTGATATGGGTCCGATGATATCAGAGTCGGAGGTGAGAAGAACTAAGGAGTGGGTAGACGAAGCAAAAAGGCAGGGAGCTAAGGTATTAATAGGCGGAACTGGAGAAGGAAACGTTTTCTACCCAACTGTTCTTTCCGATGTCAAACCCTCTATGAGAGTAGTATGTCAGGAGGTGTTCGCACCTGTAGTTTCTATAATCCCATTTAGAACTAATGAGGAAGCAGTAGAGCTAGCTAATGATTCTACTTATGGGCTTCAGGCTGGTGTTTTTACTCAAAACTTAAACACCGCCCTCTACTTCGCCCAGGCATTGGAAGTAGGTGGGGTATGGATAAACGAGTCCACTATCTATCGCCAACAGAATGCCCCTTACGGCGGCGTGAAGATGAGCGGCCTGGGACGGGAAGGGGTAAAGTATACCATAGAAGAGATGACAGAACTTAAGTTTATTGGGATAAAGGGACCTTTTAGTTAA
- a CDS encoding acetate--CoA ligase family protein: MNLDFFFTPKSVAIIGASNRKGSMGYVFMENITQAGYEGEIFPINPNEDVVFGLKAYRDIKDVPIDVDLAVVLVPAEKVPEVMSQCGEKEVKGAVVISSGFAEAGEEGARLQEKLVDTSKRYGIRVLGPNCFGLYNCNIGLNVSLALGSPERGGRISLVTQSGAYGMAIYTFALDHSMKFAKIIAPGNKCDLQDYEILSYLGQDPESKVICFLAETISKGREFFEMAREVTPRKPVILVKTGRTEGSKRAALSHTASLAGNLEAYRAAFRQAGIIEVRSGLEMIDLAKALDFQPLPHGKRVGIVTNSGGTGVELTDLLEESGLVVPELPNEYQDTLRNVLPAYASPRNPIDVTPLWSRFTELYSKSIASLFECPDIDIIIPILLQRSAMMKEVAEAVRDTVVHYQKVKKVQKPVYVCWVSTREHLKNTEILQSAGIPCYEWPERSARIVGYIAGYADYVNKIKSLDVSTTPPPQARKEKVKEILMEVSKENRNYVFEPEVKKILSLYGIRVTKERMCSSFDEAVRTANEIGYPVVLKVVSPDVVHKSDSGGVEIGIKNASQLEESYMRIQKNVQLKTPSATIKGILVQEMVKGKEVIIGSVRDSNFGPLMVFGMGGIFVEALRDVSYRLAPLTELESQEMIEEIKGYPLLRGYRGERGVDLEELKRTVMMISSLLVDFPEIKEMDLNPVFVNENEVIVADGRMFLDNHRD; this comes from the coding sequence ATGAACCTCGATTTTTTCTTTACTCCCAAATCTGTTGCTATCATAGGAGCTTCCAACCGTAAGGGAAGCATGGGATATGTATTCATGGAAAACATAACACAAGCAGGATATGAAGGAGAGATCTTCCCTATTAACCCTAACGAAGATGTGGTCTTTGGTCTTAAGGCTTATAGAGATATAAAGGATGTTCCTATTGATGTAGACCTGGCGGTTGTCCTTGTTCCTGCAGAGAAAGTGCCTGAAGTAATGAGTCAATGCGGTGAAAAGGAAGTAAAAGGTGCTGTAGTGATAAGCAGTGGATTTGCTGAAGCTGGAGAGGAGGGAGCACGATTACAGGAAAAATTGGTAGATACCTCGAAGAGATACGGAATAAGGGTTTTAGGTCCTAACTGCTTCGGTCTTTACAACTGTAATATCGGTTTGAATGTATCCCTTGCCTTAGGGTCTCCTGAGAGGGGTGGAAGGATCTCGCTGGTAACACAGAGTGGTGCTTATGGAATGGCTATATACACCTTTGCTCTAGACCACTCCATGAAGTTTGCAAAAATTATCGCTCCTGGGAATAAGTGCGACCTTCAGGATTATGAAATTCTTAGTTATTTAGGTCAAGACCCTGAATCAAAGGTTATATGTTTCCTAGCAGAGACGATTTCTAAGGGTAGAGAATTTTTTGAAATGGCAAGGGAGGTTACCCCTAGAAAGCCTGTGATTCTGGTTAAAACCGGTCGTACAGAAGGCTCAAAAAGGGCAGCTCTTTCTCATACCGCATCACTTGCAGGAAATTTAGAAGCTTATAGGGCAGCTTTTCGGCAGGCTGGGATAATCGAAGTAAGAAGCGGTTTGGAGATGATAGACCTTGCCAAGGCTTTGGATTTCCAGCCACTTCCCCATGGCAAGAGAGTTGGAATAGTAACGAACTCTGGCGGTACTGGAGTTGAGTTAACCGACCTGTTGGAAGAATCCGGTCTTGTGGTGCCCGAACTACCCAATGAATATCAGGATACATTAAGAAATGTGCTTCCGGCTTATGCCAGTCCTAGGAACCCCATAGATGTGACTCCCTTATGGAGCAGGTTCACCGAGCTCTATAGTAAGAGTATAGCGTCCCTTTTTGAATGTCCTGACATAGATATCATCATTCCTATACTCCTTCAAAGATCTGCGATGATGAAGGAGGTAGCCGAGGCGGTAAGGGATACCGTAGTTCATTACCAGAAGGTAAAGAAAGTTCAAAAACCTGTGTACGTCTGCTGGGTGAGCACCAGGGAGCATTTGAAAAATACGGAAATACTCCAGTCAGCGGGAATACCCTGTTATGAGTGGCCGGAGAGGAGTGCAAGGATTGTGGGGTATATCGCTGGTTATGCAGACTATGTAAATAAGATTAAAAGTTTAGATGTAAGCACAACTCCACCACCACAAGCACGGAAAGAAAAAGTCAAAGAGATTCTCATGGAGGTCAGCAAAGAAAACAGAAACTACGTATTTGAGCCAGAAGTAAAGAAGATACTCTCACTTTATGGGATCAGAGTAACCAAAGAACGGATGTGTTCCTCATTTGATGAAGCAGTTAGGACAGCAAACGAAATCGGATACCCGGTGGTTTTAAAAGTGGTGTCCCCGGATGTAGTTCACAAATCTGATTCCGGTGGTGTTGAGATAGGAATAAAAAATGCTTCTCAACTTGAAGAGTCTTATATGAGAATTCAAAAGAACGTTCAATTAAAAACGCCTTCAGCCACGATCAAGGGGATTCTCGTTCAGGAAATGGTTAAAGGCAAAGAAGTAATAATAGGATCGGTAAGAGATTCTAATTTTGGCCCCTTAATGGTATTCGGTATGGGAGGTATTTTTGTTGAGGCTTTGAGAGATGTGTCTTATAGACTGGCTCCCTTAACCGAACTCGAATCTCAAGAGATGATAGAGGAGATAAAAGGTTATCCATTATTAAGAGGTTATCGTGGTGAGAGGGGGGTCGACCTTGAAGAACTAAAGCGGACAGTGATGATGATTTCCTCCTTATTAGTTGATTTTCCAGAGATAAAAGAGATGGATTTAAACCCGGTTTTTGTGAATGAGAATGAAGTTATTGTGGCTGATGGAAGAATGTTTTTAGATAATCACAGAGATTAG
- a CDS encoding MEDS domain-containing protein: MMVDEPKFLTTEEAAKLLKVSEASIRRWSNQGKLKCYRIGGRGERRFLLSDLLECIETFKEEESKANHFSLFFRSEKEQLDAVVPFLADYLQRGHRVLYVRDATEEEKLYSLLEERRINVKELTARGSLCIFDSSEVYLKDGYFDMERMFSFWETALEESSKMGYSKVFCSGEMTWYLKGLPGVETMMEYEAKLNRITDNHPEVTILCQYDVNRLSGAVVIDSVISHPMVLLENRCYRGYYNYPT, translated from the coding sequence ATGATGGTAGACGAACCGAAGTTTCTAACCACTGAGGAGGCGGCAAAGCTTCTTAAGGTAAGTGAAGCTTCAATTAGAAGATGGTCTAATCAGGGTAAGCTCAAGTGTTATAGGATTGGAGGGAGAGGTGAAAGGCGATTTCTGTTAAGCGACCTATTAGAGTGCATTGAGACATTCAAAGAAGAGGAAAGCAAGGCAAATCATTTTTCCCTCTTTTTCCGGAGTGAGAAAGAGCAGTTGGATGCGGTGGTTCCATTCTTAGCCGACTACCTCCAACGCGGTCATCGGGTGCTTTATGTTCGGGACGCAACCGAAGAAGAAAAGCTCTACTCCTTGCTAGAAGAAAGAAGAATTAATGTGAAGGAACTTACGGCACGCGGGAGCTTATGCATATTTGACTCCTCAGAGGTTTACTTAAAAGACGGCTACTTCGATATGGAAAGGATGTTCTCTTTCTGGGAAACGGCTTTAGAAGAATCCTCAAAGATGGGCTACAGCAAGGTTTTTTGCTCAGGGGAGATGACCTGGTACTTAAAAGGTTTGCCCGGTGTTGAAACGATGATGGAATATGAAGCGAAGTTAAATCGTATTACCGACAACCATCCAGAGGTCACCATATTATGCCAGTATGACGTAAATCGCCTGAGTGGTGCTGTCGTAATAGATTCTGTTATCTCCCATCCGATGGTGCTTCTGGAGAACCGCTGTTACCGGGGTTATTACAACTATCCCACTTAG
- a CDS encoding FAD-dependent oxidoreductase, producing the protein MKLYDGSKPIDNYDSSVKEYDAIFIGGGAGGRFGSSYLRAMGGEQLTIDKDNHLGGKCTKNACVIHHYLFDIAVELDFARLFDNKKWYPKIPVSNGKVEMVPMIKDFLEGRNHAYDIMYYQSKHQLGLKFILNRKAEVIDKNTVEVEGKIFKTKNLVVGTGSRAAIPNVPGNNLNGVYTYESFLDLDYEPNNVVVVGASKTGIPWASFFNAVGCNTTLVEMTPILSAFNLDEDVKQYVIEGMKFRGMRIMDNTMLMSINGNGHVESVTVRGKDGKEETIKADMVFLGTGCIPNSEITKPLDIQIGNRNEIVVDKTMRTTASGVYAIGDVTGGPMEMWKARKAGMVAAKNILGTHAELDTEFFPDFLHTTYEITWIGMTEKEAKEKLEKVFVIRMPVKDFPGLCPIPLAERSMLLSHIRTGLNGFQKVIYDAKTRKLIGAQHVGYGAKDSFQYLEYLIRNGATIDDMANLNELFLNPTHFIQLSRLRAGMKSLEDLS; encoded by the coding sequence ATGAAGTTATACGATGGTTCAAAGCCAATTGATAACTATGACTCTTCGGTGAAGGAATACGATGCAATTTTCATCGGCGGCGGCGCCGGAGGAAGATTCGGCTCTAGCTATCTTAGAGCTATGGGAGGTGAACAATTAACGATTGATAAGGATAACCATTTAGGTGGGAAATGTACTAAAAATGCATGTGTTATCCATCACTACCTTTTTGACATAGCGGTGGAGCTTGATTTTGCAAGGCTCTTTGATAATAAAAAGTGGTATCCAAAGATACCAGTAAGTAACGGAAAAGTAGAGATGGTGCCTATGATTAAGGATTTTCTCGAAGGAAGAAATCATGCATATGACATAATGTATTACCAGAGCAAACATCAACTAGGTCTCAAGTTTATTCTTAATCGAAAAGCAGAAGTTATCGATAAAAACACTGTAGAAGTTGAAGGGAAAATTTTTAAGACCAAGAACCTTGTTGTAGGTACAGGCTCAAGGGCAGCAATTCCAAACGTTCCAGGAAACAACCTTAATGGGGTTTATACATACGAAAGCTTCCTTGACTTGGACTATGAACCAAATAATGTAGTGGTGGTTGGTGCATCCAAGACAGGTATTCCCTGGGCATCTTTCTTTAATGCTGTAGGTTGCAATACTACCTTAGTTGAAATGACTCCTATTCTTTCTGCTTTTAATCTGGATGAAGACGTAAAGCAGTATGTCATCGAGGGAATGAAGTTTAGGGGTATGAGGATAATGGACAACACAATGCTTATGAGTATTAACGGAAACGGCCATGTGGAGTCTGTAACTGTCAGGGGAAAAGATGGAAAGGAGGAGACGATAAAGGCAGACATGGTATTTCTTGGAACCGGATGTATTCCAAACTCCGAGATAACCAAACCTCTAGATATTCAGATCGGGAATAGAAATGAGATTGTTGTCGATAAGACAATGAGAACAACCGCTTCGGGGGTTTACGCAATAGGGGATGTTACGGGAGGCCCAATGGAGATGTGGAAAGCAAGGAAAGCTGGTATGGTGGCGGCAAAGAACATATTAGGAACTCACGCTGAGCTTGATACGGAATTCTTTCCAGATTTTCTTCATACCACTTACGAAATAACGTGGATAGGTATGACAGAAAAGGAAGCGAAGGAGAAGCTTGAGAAAGTTTTTGTAATAAGGATGCCGGTGAAGGATTTTCCTGGCCTTTGCCCGATTCCTCTAGCGGAAAGGTCTATGTTGTTGAGTCATATACGAACGGGGCTTAACGGATTTCAGAAGGTCATCTACGATGCAAAGACGAGGAAATTGATAGGAGCTCAACATGTGGGGTACGGAGCCAAAGATTCATTCCAGTATCTGGAGTACTTAATTCGTAATGGCGCGACAATAGATGATATGGCTAATCTGAATGAGCTATTTTTAAATCCTACCCATTTCATACAGCTATCTAGATTAAGGGCGGGTATGAAATCCTTGGAGGATCTGTCATAG
- a CDS encoding CoA-transferase has product MATYPISNKVVSLEDAVFLVRDGDKVALGGALSLREPMALIREVIRQDKHNLHIIGNAHGIDVDMLCGSGCVGVAEVTYVGFEFDFGIALNYRRVCESGKVKVLESNCVTLINQLRASAFGLPFVAQRSFGGTDILKLHPEFKEIDSPFDGEKVILAPSLKPDVALIHAQFADTLGNVRIEEPLTSDIILARASEKVIISAEKVVSPEEMRSLKPTIPYFEVTAVVEVPYGAHPTNCYPNYAYDREHMAEYVKATEKGLEEFKKEYLNKYVYDVSQEEYIRLIGGKEKMKKLEGWGRSVSAWKEIFSVGEMA; this is encoded by the coding sequence ATGGCAACGTATCCTATTTCAAACAAAGTTGTAAGCCTGGAAGATGCAGTCTTCTTAGTTCGAGATGGTGATAAGGTAGCTCTAGGGGGAGCACTTTCCCTCCGGGAACCTATGGCGCTTATAAGGGAAGTCATCAGACAGGATAAGCACAATTTGCATATTATAGGAAATGCTCATGGGATTGATGTGGATATGCTTTGTGGATCTGGGTGTGTAGGGGTAGCAGAAGTTACCTACGTAGGTTTTGAATTCGACTTTGGTATTGCTCTAAATTACAGAAGAGTTTGTGAATCCGGGAAGGTAAAAGTTTTAGAGAGTAACTGTGTAACTCTTATTAATCAACTTAGGGCTTCGGCATTTGGACTCCCCTTCGTGGCTCAACGCAGCTTTGGTGGGACAGATATTCTGAAACTTCATCCGGAGTTTAAAGAAATTGACTCCCCCTTCGATGGAGAAAAAGTAATTCTTGCTCCGTCACTAAAACCCGATGTGGCATTGATTCATGCACAGTTTGCTGATACTTTAGGAAACGTTAGAATCGAAGAGCCCCTCACCTCCGACATTATACTTGCAAGAGCCTCAGAAAAGGTGATTATCTCCGCTGAAAAAGTGGTAAGCCCCGAGGAGATGAGATCTCTAAAACCAACCATACCTTACTTTGAGGTTACAGCAGTCGTAGAAGTCCCTTATGGAGCACATCCCACTAATTGCTACCCTAATTACGCTTATGATAGAGAGCATATGGCAGAATACGTAAAAGCCACGGAGAAAGGTTTAGAAGAATTTAAGAAAGAATATCTTAATAAATATGTCTATGATGTATCCCAAGAAGAATATATCAGGCTTATAGGCGGAAAAGAAAAAATGAAAAAGCTTGAGGGATGGGGAAGGAGTGTCAGTGCCTGGAAGGAGATCTTTAGCGTTGGTGAAATGGCATGA
- a CDS encoding SDR family oxidoreductase: MRLKYKVAIITGSGSGIGKAAALMFAREGAKVIVADIDEAAAKKTVEEIKIQGGESTFFQVDVTKELQVKQMIDVTEERFGRLDVLFNNAGMQNIGSILEVKEEDWNKVFDVNVKSVFFCSRHAVPLMIRNGGGSIINVSSVAGVVGVPKLAAYCAAKGAVALLTKNMALDLASHKIRVNCLVPGTTLTPLIQDLLKTDDTEEKRRARLAKYPIGRYGNPEDIAAAALFLASDEASFITGSSLVVDGGMTAM; encoded by the coding sequence ATGAGACTAAAGTATAAAGTTGCTATTATCACTGGAAGCGGCTCAGGTATAGGTAAAGCTGCGGCTCTTATGTTCGCGAGAGAGGGAGCGAAAGTTATTGTAGCTGATATTGATGAAGCTGCAGCAAAAAAGACAGTAGAAGAGATCAAAATTCAAGGCGGTGAGAGTACTTTCTTTCAGGTTGATGTCACCAAAGAACTACAGGTAAAGCAGATGATCGATGTGACAGAAGAGAGATTTGGTCGTCTTGATGTTCTTTTTAACAATGCTGGAATGCAAAATATCGGAAGCATCTTAGAGGTTAAAGAAGAGGATTGGAATAAGGTTTTTGATGTTAACGTCAAGAGTGTATTCTTCTGCTCCAGGCATGCAGTGCCCCTTATGATCCGAAACGGAGGGGGTTCTATTATAAACGTTTCTTCAGTAGCAGGTGTGGTAGGAGTACCCAAGCTTGCTGCTTATTGTGCCGCAAAGGGCGCCGTGGCGCTTTTGACTAAGAATATGGCTTTAGATCTTGCTTCCCATAAGATTCGGGTAAATTGTTTAGTTCCCGGCACCACATTAACTCCTCTCATACAAGATTTGCTAAAGACAGATGATACTGAAGAAAAACGTCGCGCCCGGCTTGCAAAGTATCCTATAGGAAGGTACGGCAACCCGGAGGACATTGCAGCCGCGGCACTTTTTCTCGCTTCGGATGAGGCCTCTTTTATCACGGGGTCATCTCTTGTAGTTGATGGAGGAATGACAGCGATGTGA
- a CDS encoding cobalamin-independent methionine synthase II family protein — MKVRGQEIMLPTTMVGNYPNPRWFDHLASFSHFSNVPYGDLIMDTPEAEAFEDAMLALAHDQEAAGLDIICDGRLQAVGAYGRILYYYPERMTGYEPYGPLIGLPIYSRLYAPTCVGPIRRKVPMMVPVAKALKKATNKPIKIQYTGVQVLAQATNDKHYNDKRKLAMDIAAAYNEDILELDELGVDFIQIDEFTWPYIIEDWAIDAFNRAVQGVKKAKIVCHVCFGNWGGTPGYYPDETAKTGDAYPIHLRKGDSPKGAWAVIPRAYDAKIDVLNIEFGRERNIDDLNAFDKHPLPKNMDFSAGVLDVKSTITETAEEVAGRIRKVLSHVPADRLGLTTDCGLILLQRYITTEKLKALVAGANLVRAELAKKVA, encoded by the coding sequence ATGAAAGTAAGAGGTCAAGAGATAATGCTTCCCACCACAATGGTGGGTAATTACCCGAACCCCAGGTGGTTTGATCACCTGGCTAGTTTTTCACATTTCTCTAACGTTCCTTACGGTGACCTTATAATGGACACCCCAGAGGCTGAAGCATTTGAGGACGCTATGCTTGCTCTTGCTCATGACCAGGAAGCTGCAGGGCTTGATATTATCTGTGATGGGAGACTCCAGGCTGTGGGTGCTTACGGAAGAATTCTTTATTACTATCCTGAGAGGATGACGGGTTATGAGCCATACGGTCCGCTAATTGGACTTCCCATCTACAGCCGTCTTTACGCTCCTACATGTGTGGGTCCCATAAGGAGAAAAGTCCCTATGATGGTGCCTGTAGCAAAGGCTCTCAAGAAAGCGACGAACAAGCCTATTAAGATTCAGTACACGGGTGTTCAGGTTCTGGCGCAAGCAACTAATGACAAGCACTATAACGATAAAAGAAAACTGGCCATGGATATTGCCGCTGCCTATAACGAAGATATCTTAGAACTCGATGAACTCGGCGTTGATTTTATCCAGATAGATGAGTTCACCTGGCCTTACATAATAGAGGATTGGGCTATTGATGCTTTCAATAGAGCAGTACAGGGAGTAAAGAAGGCAAAGATCGTGTGTCATGTTTGTTTCGGCAACTGGGGAGGAACACCCGGTTATTACCCAGATGAAACTGCTAAAACTGGAGATGCTTATCCGATTCACCTCCGCAAGGGAGACAGTCCCAAAGGAGCCTGGGCTGTAATTCCTAGAGCTTACGACGCAAAAATAGACGTGCTCAATATAGAGTTTGGGCGCGAGAGGAATATTGACGACCTCAACGCATTCGACAAACATCCGCTTCCAAAGAATATGGATTTTTCTGCCGGTGTCCTTGATGTAAAGAGCACAATTACTGAGACTGCAGAGGAAGTTGCCGGACGCATCAGGAAAGTACTGAGTCATGTCCCCGCCGATCGATTGGGTCTGACTACCGACTGTGGATTGATTCTCCTTCAGCGGTATATCACTACCGAGAAGCTAAAGGCTCTGGTTGCCGGGGCTAATCTTGTAAGAGCTGAGCTTGCGAAGAAGGTAGCCTGA
- a CDS encoding CoA-transferase — protein MNSISQCTIDELFIKLMANTIKDGELLFYGGSSPLAMIAVLLAKNTHAPHIVHIGGNPGGLDPNPPFLPPTTHDWTMLEQSLGVLSIDYVFDLGSRGDIDRMFLSGAQIDMYGNTNVTAIGGIEKIKVKLPGGGGGAKLSCDVKNLVLWTTRHRARQSSRGKVFTIVPKVDFITAVGHRTPNGSRKELGLLGNGPEWVITNLGVFDFEEKSKSMRLRFLYPDTTVDDVIANTGFEPVIHPDLRVVELPSPAELEFIRQFDSLDIRKREFPEEEIERKFSL, from the coding sequence ATGAATAGCATATCTCAGTGCACAATAGATGAGCTCTTTATTAAGTTAATGGCTAATACCATAAAGGACGGGGAATTGCTCTTTTATGGTGGATCATCCCCGCTTGCAATGATAGCAGTACTTCTGGCTAAAAATACCCATGCTCCTCATATAGTACATATTGGGGGAAACCCTGGTGGGCTAGACCCTAACCCTCCCTTTCTTCCGCCTACTACTCATGACTGGACGATGCTTGAACAAAGCCTTGGTGTACTTTCAATAGACTATGTTTTCGATTTAGGCTCACGAGGCGATATTGATAGGATGTTCCTTTCAGGTGCCCAGATCGATATGTATGGGAATACCAATGTAACTGCAATCGGGGGTATCGAGAAGATCAAGGTAAAGCTTCCTGGAGGCGGAGGGGGAGCAAAGCTCTCGTGTGATGTAAAAAACCTGGTCCTTTGGACTACAAGACATCGAGCCCGGCAGTCTTCACGTGGGAAGGTCTTTACCATTGTTCCGAAGGTGGATTTCATAACTGCAGTTGGGCATAGAACTCCTAATGGGAGTAGGAAGGAACTCGGACTCTTGGGTAATGGCCCAGAGTGGGTAATTACCAATCTCGGTGTCTTTGATTTTGAGGAAAAAAGTAAGTCTATGAGGTTGAGATTCCTTTACCCGGATACCACTGTAGACGATGTCATTGCAAATACCGGTTTTGAACCAGTCATTCATCCTGATTTAAGAGTAGTCGAGCTTCCTTCTCCGGCTGAATTAGAGTTTATACGACAATTTGATTCTCTTGATATTCGTAAAAGAGAATTCCCTGAGGAGGAAATCGAAAGGAAATTCTCTTTGTAA
- a CDS encoding glucose 1-dehydrogenase has protein sequence MKLQGKVAIVTGAGSGIGRAIAVAFGREGANVAIVDVNLEAARETERQVNETGSKSITKKTDVTKWSDVDNMATETLMKFGRVDVLINNVGVPGSQEAMILHTTPEEEWDRVITTNLKSVYLCSKRVIPEMIRQGGGKIINLSSTAGIVAFPGRAAYTASKGGVSLLTKAMALDYAKHKINVNAICPGMVETSMTKWRLDNPGLRKEVEDWIPWGKIGMPEDISGAAVFLASSDSDYVTGHLLIVDGGLLTR, from the coding sequence ATGAAGTTACAGGGAAAAGTAGCGATTGTTACAGGGGCAGGTTCAGGAATCGGAAGAGCTATTGCTGTTGCCTTCGGTAGAGAAGGCGCAAACGTTGCAATAGTAGATGTGAATCTGGAAGCGGCCAGAGAAACTGAGAGACAGGTTAATGAAACCGGAAGCAAAAGCATAACAAAAAAGACAGATGTAACTAAATGGAGTGATGTAGATAACATGGCGACTGAAACCCTAATGAAATTCGGTCGGGTCGATGTATTGATAAACAACGTCGGAGTTCCAGGCTCTCAAGAGGCTATGATTCTTCACACCACACCCGAAGAGGAGTGGGATAGGGTAATAACTACCAATTTAAAGAGTGTCTATCTTTGCTCAAAACGAGTAATCCCAGAGATGATAAGACAAGGAGGAGGAAAAATCATTAACCTCTCCTCCACAGCGGGTATTGTAGCCTTCCCAGGGAGGGCAGCATATACGGCGTCTAAAGGGGGAGTGTCGCTTCTTACCAAAGCAATGGCACTTGATTACGCAAAACACAAAATTAACGTTAACGCCATATGTCCGGGGATGGTCGAGACCTCCATGACCAAATGGCGGCTGGATAATCCTGGACTTAGAAAGGAGGTGGAAGACTGGATTCCATGGGGAAAGATAGGGATGCCAGAGGATATAAGCGGAGCGGCGGTTTTTCTTGCTTCGAGCGATTCTGACTACGTAACCGGGCATCTGCTTATTGTGGATGGCGGTTTACTTACTAGATAA